The following proteins are encoded in a genomic region of Bradyrhizobium sp. SK17:
- the modC gene encoding molybdenum ABC transporter ATP-binding protein: protein MLRVDITKQLGEFMLAAAFTSEGRVTGLFGASGSGKTSLINTIAGLVRPDRGSIVIDGETVDDTSAGIHVPTWRRRIGYVFQDARLFPHLDIRQNLDYGRRMNRLTEDPAQHKRVVDLLDIGALLDRRPGKLSGGERQRVALGRALLSKPRLLLLDEPLGALDESRKLEILPYLVRLRDEAGVPMVYVSHDAAELRQLATQIVMLRRGQVTAFGGVKVLTSGA, encoded by the coding sequence ATGCTGCGCGTCGACATTACCAAGCAGCTCGGCGAGTTCATGCTGGCGGCGGCGTTCACCAGCGAGGGCCGCGTCACCGGCCTGTTCGGCGCGTCCGGCTCCGGCAAGACCTCGCTGATCAACACCATCGCCGGCCTGGTTCGTCCCGACCGCGGCAGCATCGTGATCGACGGCGAGACCGTCGACGATACGTCGGCCGGCATTCACGTCCCGACCTGGCGGCGGCGCATCGGCTATGTGTTCCAGGACGCGCGGCTGTTTCCGCACCTCGATATAAGGCAGAACCTCGACTACGGCCGTCGCATGAACCGCCTCACGGAGGATCCGGCGCAGCACAAGCGCGTGGTCGATCTGCTCGACATCGGCGCCCTGCTCGACCGCCGCCCCGGAAAGCTCTCCGGCGGCGAGCGCCAGCGCGTCGCGCTCGGCCGGGCGCTGCTGTCCAAGCCGCGGCTGTTGCTGCTGGACGAGCCGCTGGGCGCGCTCGACGAAAGCCGCAAGCTCGAGATCCTGCCCTACCTGGTCCGGCTGCGCGACGAGGCCGGCGTCCCGATGGTCTATGTCAGCCACGACGCGGCCGAGCTGCGCCAGCTCGCCACCCAGATCGTGATGCTGCGCCGCGGCCAGGTGACCGCGTTCGGCGGTGTCAAGGTGTTGACGTCGGGCGCTTAG
- a CDS encoding DUF1801 domain-containing protein — MRKPATSTTKAARPPQAKAADSLFDGYPAPVKAKLLALRRLIFEAAKTTKGVGALQETLKWGQPSYLTAETGSGSTIRIDQVKPAADQVAVYFHCQTNLVETFRELYPELSYSGNRAILLDVAGKLPEVELRHCVALALTYHLNKKAAAGKA, encoded by the coding sequence ATGCGCAAGCCGGCAACGTCGACCACGAAGGCTGCACGTCCCCCGCAAGCAAAGGCCGCGGACTCGCTGTTCGACGGCTACCCTGCCCCCGTCAAGGCCAAGCTGCTGGCGCTGCGGCGGCTGATCTTCGAGGCCGCGAAGACGACCAAGGGCGTCGGCGCGCTGCAAGAGACGCTGAAATGGGGCCAGCCGAGCTACCTGACGGCGGAGACCGGCAGCGGCAGCACGATCCGGATCGACCAGGTGAAGCCGGCCGCCGACCAGGTCGCGGTCTATTTTCACTGCCAGACCAACCTGGTCGAGACCTTTCGCGAGCTCTATCCCGAGCTCAGCTATAGCGGCAATCGCGCGATCCTGCTCGATGTCGCCGGCAAGCTGCCGGAGGTAGAGCTGCGCCACTGCGTGGCGCTGGCGCTGACCTATCATTTGAACAAGAAGGCGGCGGCCGGCAAGGCGTAA
- the modB gene encoding molybdate ABC transporter permease subunit — MFDISPTEWTAILLSLRVAVIATLVATPFGIALAWLLARRDFWGKSLLDAAVHLPLVLPPVVTGYLLLLTFGKRGLVGGWLAEHLGIVFAFRWTGAALACGVMSFPLLVRPIRLSIEAVDRRLEQAAETLGAAPWRVFATVTLPLALPGVLAGMVLGFAKAIGEFGATITFVSNIPGETQTISSAIYSLIQTPDGDTAAARLVIVSVVLAVGALIAAEVFARRATARLHGQ; from the coding sequence GTGTTCGATATCTCGCCGACCGAATGGACGGCGATCCTGCTGTCGCTGCGGGTCGCCGTCATCGCAACGCTGGTGGCGACCCCGTTCGGGATCGCGCTCGCCTGGCTGCTGGCGCGGCGCGATTTCTGGGGCAAGTCGCTGCTCGATGCCGCCGTGCATCTGCCGCTGGTGCTGCCGCCCGTCGTCACCGGCTACCTGCTGCTCCTGACCTTCGGCAAACGCGGTCTGGTCGGCGGCTGGCTTGCCGAGCATCTCGGCATCGTGTTCGCCTTCCGCTGGACCGGTGCGGCGCTCGCCTGCGGCGTGATGTCGTTTCCGCTGCTGGTGCGGCCGATCCGCTTGTCAATTGAAGCCGTCGATCGCCGGCTCGAACAGGCGGCCGAGACGCTCGGCGCGGCACCCTGGCGGGTGTTCGCCACCGTGACGCTGCCGCTGGCGCTGCCCGGCGTGCTCGCCGGCATGGTGCTCGGGTTCGCCAAGGCGATCGGCGAGTTCGGCGCCACCATCACCTTCGTCTCCAACATTCCCGGTGAGACCCAGACGATCTCGTCGGCGATCTATTCGCTGATCCAGACCCCCGACGGCGACACCGCCGCCGCGCGGCTCGTGATCGTCTCGGTCGTGCTGGCGGTCGGCGCACTGATCGCCGCCGAAGTGTTTGCGCGCCGCGCCACCGCGCGCCTGCATGGGCAATAG
- a CDS encoding mechanosensitive ion channel family protein, with product MDMSWKDVLEAIQMAARSVGAEIASPWFYLQFGIILAAAGIAYAADTAIHARVNMATLASRWPLPLRHFARVMVTSASTAVFAVLMVISRIVMWHMTWPSRSYLIAVSAKLALAWLVIRLVTSVIDNAFIVKTVSIAAWVVAALSIIGQLDWAADMLDSYAVVVGGLRLTPLLLLKAGALLIVALWLTNLAGNFAESRINKATDLTPSIQVLLVKIIRIGLMVLAIVIALGAVGINLSALAVFTGAAGVGIGLGLQKIVANFVSGLILLVDKSVKPGDLVTIGDNSGRISAMKTRYISVAAGDGREFLIPNEDLVTQKVTNWTYTDKNTLVKIAFSTNYDANPRQVCKLGIATAAAHPRATKGRTPNCILTEFAEAGMKFSLTFWIADPDGMDGVKSDVMLSLWDAFKQDGIKVPYPVRELRIRGGALPVESVVEVSS from the coding sequence ATGGACATGAGCTGGAAGGACGTCCTGGAAGCCATCCAAATGGCGGCGCGCTCGGTCGGCGCCGAGATCGCCTCGCCGTGGTTCTACCTGCAATTCGGCATCATCCTCGCCGCCGCGGGTATCGCTTACGCGGCCGACACCGCGATCCACGCCCGGGTCAACATGGCGACGCTGGCGAGCCGCTGGCCGTTGCCGCTCCGGCATTTCGCCCGCGTCATGGTGACGAGCGCCTCCACCGCGGTGTTCGCGGTGCTGATGGTGATCTCGCGCATCGTGATGTGGCACATGACCTGGCCGAGCCGCAGCTATCTGATCGCGGTCTCCGCCAAGCTGGCGCTGGCCTGGCTGGTGATCCGGCTCGTCACCTCGGTGATCGACAACGCCTTCATCGTCAAGACCGTGTCGATCGCGGCCTGGGTGGTCGCGGCGCTCAGCATCATCGGCCAGCTCGATTGGGCGGCCGACATGCTGGACTCCTACGCGGTCGTGGTCGGCGGCCTCCGCCTGACCCCGCTCTTGCTGCTCAAGGCCGGCGCGCTGCTGATCGTGGCGCTGTGGCTGACCAACCTTGCCGGCAATTTCGCCGAGAGCCGCATCAACAAGGCCACCGACCTGACGCCGTCGATCCAGGTGCTGCTGGTCAAGATCATCCGCATCGGCCTGATGGTGCTGGCGATCGTGATCGCGCTCGGCGCGGTCGGCATCAACCTCTCCGCGCTTGCGGTGTTCACCGGTGCGGCCGGCGTCGGCATCGGTCTCGGCCTGCAGAAGATCGTCGCCAATTTCGTCAGCGGGCTGATCTTGCTGGTCGACAAATCGGTGAAGCCCGGCGACCTCGTCACGATCGGGGACAATTCGGGCCGCATCAGCGCGATGAAGACCCGCTACATCTCGGTCGCCGCCGGCGACGGCCGCGAGTTCCTGATCCCGAACGAGGATCTGGTGACGCAGAAGGTCACCAACTGGACCTACACCGACAAGAACACGCTGGTGAAGATCGCCTTCTCCACCAATTACGACGCCAATCCGCGGCAGGTCTGCAAGCTCGGGATCGCAACCGCAGCGGCCCATCCGCGCGCCACCAAGGGCCGCACGCCGAACTGCATCCTGACCGAATTCGCCGAGGCCGGGATGAAGTTCTCCCTGACCTTCTGGATCGCCGACCCCGACGGCATGGACGGCGTGAAGAGCGACGTCATGCTGTCGCTGTGGGATGCCTTCAAGCAGGACGGCATCAAGGTGCCCTATCCGGTGCGGGAACTGCGGATCCGCGGCGGCGCGCTGCCGGTGGAGAGCGTAGTCGAGGTCTCCAGTTAA
- a CDS encoding potassium/proton antiporter: MASLDSVSIAILLGAVLVMAGILSSLLALRFGAPLLLVFLLVGMLAGDAGPGHLQFDDVRTTYLVGSVALALILFDGGLKTRFASIRTVLAPSMMLATAGVLLTALITAPVARYVLDLNWTESLLVGAVVASTDAAAVFLLVHTQGLRLRPRVGATLEAESGTNDPFAIFLTLMLVEFISVGQSSASHIAMEFIQEAVFGAIIGVIGGRLVVIALNYVALPQGLHAPFVTTAALVIFGGSQIVHASGFLAVYLAGIIIGNRPTRAHNSVVTFLDAATWLAQIVMFVLLGLLVSPHRLLSSAGGAVLVAFALMLVARPLAVLICLAPFKFNWREKVFIAWTGLRGAVAIFLASIPMLVGLSKAYLYFDVAFVVVIISLLLQGWTLAPAARRLHVALPRAERGPRRVELDLPGQLEQQLVGYPVRPKSLYFRRGLIPSWSKPTLIIRDERILTPVEADPVAPGDYIYLLAPPERAEALDRFFVDMAPSSAPDPHLLGDFMVSGEHTLGELAEIYGVKVDEHQAKLTLADYFDINLDRAPKEGAELWLDSIVLVARSISGGRVSVVGLRLPEEEEVVVPQTRMQTVRRKLADIWASVAGV; encoded by the coding sequence ATGGCATCCCTCGACTCCGTCAGTATAGCGATCCTGCTCGGCGCGGTGCTGGTGATGGCTGGCATCCTGTCGAGCCTGCTGGCGCTGCGGTTCGGCGCCCCCTTGCTGCTGGTGTTCTTGCTGGTTGGCATGCTGGCCGGCGACGCCGGGCCGGGCCATCTCCAGTTCGACGACGTCCGCACCACCTATCTGGTCGGCTCGGTGGCGCTGGCGCTGATCCTGTTCGACGGCGGCTTGAAGACGCGCTTTGCCAGCATCCGCACGGTGCTGGCGCCCTCGATGATGCTGGCGACCGCCGGCGTGCTGCTGACCGCGCTGATCACGGCGCCGGTCGCCCGCTATGTGCTCGACCTCAACTGGACCGAGTCGCTGCTGGTCGGCGCCGTCGTGGCCTCGACCGACGCGGCGGCGGTGTTCCTGCTGGTGCATACCCAGGGCCTGCGGCTGCGTCCCCGCGTCGGCGCCACGCTGGAGGCGGAATCCGGCACCAACGATCCGTTCGCGATCTTCCTCACCTTGATGCTGGTCGAGTTCATCTCGGTCGGCCAGAGCTCGGCGTCGCATATCGCGATGGAATTTATCCAGGAGGCCGTGTTCGGCGCCATCATCGGGGTGATCGGCGGCCGCCTGGTGGTGATCGCGCTGAACTATGTGGCGCTGCCGCAGGGCCTGCATGCGCCGTTCGTCACCACGGCGGCGCTGGTGATCTTCGGCGGCTCGCAGATCGTGCACGCCTCGGGATTCCTCGCGGTCTACCTCGCCGGTATCATCATCGGCAACCGGCCGACCCGGGCGCATAATTCGGTGGTGACCTTCCTCGACGCCGCGACCTGGCTGGCCCAGATCGTGATGTTCGTGCTGCTCGGCCTGCTGGTGTCGCCGCATCGCCTGCTCTCCAGTGCCGGCGGCGCCGTGCTGGTGGCGTTCGCGCTGATGCTGGTGGCGCGGCCGCTCGCGGTCCTGATCTGCCTCGCGCCGTTCAAGTTCAACTGGCGCGAGAAGGTCTTCATCGCCTGGACCGGCCTGCGCGGCGCGGTTGCGATCTTCCTCGCCTCGATCCCGATGCTGGTCGGCCTGTCGAAGGCCTATCTGTATTTCGACGTCGCCTTCGTCGTCGTCATCATCTCGCTATTGTTGCAGGGCTGGACATTGGCGCCGGCGGCGCGCCGCCTGCACGTCGCGCTGCCGCGCGCCGAGCGCGGGCCGCGGCGCGTCGAACTGGATCTGCCCGGCCAGCTCGAGCAGCAGCTGGTCGGCTATCCGGTGCGGCCGAAGAGCCTGTATTTCCGCCGCGGGCTGATCCCGTCCTGGTCGAAGCCGACACTGATCATCCGCGACGAACGCATCCTGACGCCTGTCGAGGCCGATCCGGTCGCGCCTGGCGACTACATCTATCTTTTGGCGCCGCCGGAGCGCGCCGAGGCGCTCGACCGCTTCTTCGTCGACATGGCGCCGTCGAGCGCGCCCGATCCGCATCTGCTCGGCGACTTCATGGTGTCAGGCGAGCATACGCTCGGCGAGCTCGCCGAGATCTACGGCGTCAAGGTCGACGAGCACCAGGCCAAGCTGACGCTGGCGGACTATTTCGACATCAACCTCGACCGCGCGCCGAAGGAAGGCGCGGAGCTGTGGCTCGACTCGATCGTGCTGGTGGCGCGCAGCATCAGCGGCGGCCGCGTCAGTGTCGTCGGCCTGCGCTTGCCGGAAGAGGAGGAAGTGGTCGTGCCGCAGACCCGGATGCAGACCGTGCGGCGCAAGCTCGCCGACATCTGGGCATCGGTGGCCGGGGTCTGA
- a CDS encoding DNA-3-methyladenine glycosylase I, translating into MTSFKVIRARAEKRKGGPKALEKLLHPPAGAKTLAKLGDDRVLAEMTKRVFCAGFAWSVIDAKWPGFEEAFLGFQPAKLAFKPDEYWEKLVSDARIVRNGAKIMSVRDNGRFVQEVAREHGSFGKFLAAWPSSNEIGLLELLAKRGSRLGGNTGQMLLRFLGWDGFVTSRDVTACLRDAGLDIAEEVKSKRDLAKVQAQFNAWAEETGLPYLHLSRICAMSIGDNHTPEEIENRTRSDY; encoded by the coding sequence TTGACGTCATTCAAGGTGATCCGGGCGCGCGCCGAGAAGCGCAAGGGCGGGCCAAAGGCGCTGGAGAAGCTGCTGCATCCGCCGGCGGGCGCCAAGACGCTGGCCAAGCTCGGCGACGACCGGGTGTTGGCCGAGATGACCAAACGCGTGTTCTGCGCAGGCTTCGCCTGGAGCGTGATCGACGCCAAATGGCCGGGCTTCGAGGAGGCTTTCCTCGGCTTCCAGCCCGCCAAGCTTGCTTTCAAGCCCGACGAATATTGGGAGAAGCTCGTCAGCGACGCCAGGATCGTGCGCAACGGCGCCAAGATCATGTCGGTACGCGACAATGGCCGCTTCGTGCAGGAGGTCGCGCGCGAGCACGGCAGCTTCGGCAAATTCCTCGCGGCATGGCCGTCGTCCAACGAGATCGGGCTGCTGGAGCTATTGGCCAAGCGCGGCAGCCGGCTCGGCGGCAATACCGGTCAGATGCTGCTGCGCTTCCTCGGCTGGGACGGCTTCGTCACCTCGCGTGACGTCACAGCCTGCCTGCGCGATGCCGGTCTCGATATCGCGGAGGAGGTCAAGTCGAAGCGCGATCTCGCCAAGGTGCAGGCGCAGTTCAACGCCTGGGCCGAGGAAACCGGGCTGCCTTACCTGCATCTGTCGCGGATCTGTGCGATGTCGATCGGCGACAACCACACGCCCGAGGAGATCGAGAACCGCACGCGAAGCGATTATTGA
- a CDS encoding GNAT family N-acetyltransferase has translation MSIGAGSIRVRQATRSDHDFLVALSPRLSGVPGPAWHDLGAMEQFQDRYMAATVNQAVENSQTLIAVSDDDVRLGYIHMQPGKDGVTDEACGYVAILALTKQAEGQGIAGLLMSHAEDWARDMKYRFLSLDVFADNRRAIDFYERGGFRSETIRMVKPL, from the coding sequence ATGTCGATTGGTGCAGGTTCGATTCGAGTGCGGCAGGCAACGCGATCCGACCACGACTTTCTCGTCGCGCTGTCTCCGCGTCTTTCAGGCGTCCCTGGTCCCGCGTGGCATGACTTGGGAGCGATGGAACAGTTTCAGGACCGCTACATGGCCGCCACCGTGAACCAGGCCGTCGAAAACTCGCAGACACTGATCGCCGTGTCGGACGATGATGTGCGGTTGGGTTACATCCATATGCAGCCCGGAAAGGATGGGGTGACGGACGAAGCGTGTGGCTATGTCGCGATCCTTGCCCTGACGAAGCAGGCAGAAGGGCAGGGCATCGCCGGATTGCTGATGAGCCATGCCGAGGACTGGGCGCGCGACATGAAGTACCGGTTTCTCAGTCTCGATGTGTTCGCCGACAACAGGCGCGCGATTGATTTTTATGAGCGCGGTGGCTTTCGTTCGGAGACCATCCGCATGGTCAAGCCGCTATAG
- a CDS encoding bifunctional diguanylate cyclase/phosphodiesterase, protein MMRPKKIKKPKQSKLSRSRGRRPTPIPRVSGGSRRPAAEIGELVRQRAHAEAAIAEARKSNARLREAIDILPQGIVFLDPEGRYMLWNKKYSEIYKRSSDLFEHGARLEDTIRIGVARGDYPEAAGREEEWIAERLKKMYQPGERHEQTLADGRVVLIEERLTSDGGIVGLRVDITELKQREASFRLLFDGNPVPMILCALDGERILAVNDAAIAHYGYVRAEFEKMTIRSLQAFDPELPWAPGRSSDEQAARTWKHVRADGTLIDLAIYSRQLMHGDQPAMLLALMDITERKRAEARLAFMAQHDGLTGLPNRNLLRQQMDEMLQHTRRSTDKVAVLMLGLDNFKAVNETLGHGIGDKLLRGVAKRLRSTLREEDALARLNSDEFTIVQGGVMRPEDAVLLARRILEAIGEPYLLEGHSVVIGASIGIAMSPGDGEDSEKLLKSADMALSRAKSEFRGTFSFFEAEMDARAQSRRKIEIDLRDAIQNDGLQPYYQPLVDLTSGRITGLEALVRWPHPERGMISPGEFIPVAEETGLINSLGSLMLHRACMDAAQWPDDVRVAVNLSPLQFRTGNLLALVTDALRQSGLPARRLELEITETLLLEKSSQVLATLHALRALGVRMSMDDFGTGYSSLSYLRSFPFDKIKIDQSFVRDLGANPDAQAIVRSIVSLGMGLGVTITAEGVETEAELSCLRAEGCHEGQGFLFSRARPNAEVISLLKAQRVATALVA, encoded by the coding sequence ATGATGCGGCCAAAGAAAATCAAGAAACCGAAGCAGTCCAAACTGTCCCGTTCCCGGGGCCGCCGGCCCACGCCGATCCCGAGAGTGTCAGGCGGTTCGCGTCGGCCCGCGGCTGAGATCGGCGAGTTGGTTCGCCAACGCGCGCATGCCGAGGCCGCGATCGCCGAGGCACGCAAGTCCAACGCGCGATTGCGCGAAGCGATCGATATCCTGCCGCAGGGCATCGTGTTCCTGGACCCCGAAGGCCGCTACATGCTGTGGAACAAGAAATACTCGGAAATCTACAAGCGCAGCTCCGACCTGTTCGAGCACGGCGCGCGCCTGGAGGACACCATCCGCATCGGCGTCGCGCGGGGCGATTATCCCGAGGCCGCCGGGCGTGAGGAAGAGTGGATCGCCGAGCGGCTCAAGAAGATGTACCAGCCGGGGGAGCGCCACGAGCAAACGCTGGCCGACGGCCGCGTGGTGCTGATCGAGGAGCGGCTGACCTCGGACGGCGGCATTGTCGGCCTGCGTGTCGACATCACCGAATTGAAGCAGCGCGAGGCCTCGTTCCGCCTGCTGTTCGACGGCAATCCGGTGCCGATGATCCTGTGCGCGCTCGACGGCGAACGAATCCTGGCGGTCAACGATGCCGCGATCGCGCATTATGGCTACGTGCGTGCCGAATTCGAGAAGATGACCATCAGGAGCTTGCAGGCGTTCGATCCCGAATTGCCCTGGGCGCCGGGTCGCAGCAGCGACGAGCAGGCGGCGCGAACCTGGAAGCACGTGCGCGCCGACGGCACGCTGATCGACCTTGCGATCTATTCGCGCCAGCTGATGCATGGCGATCAGCCGGCGATGCTGCTCGCGCTGATGGACATCACCGAGCGCAAGCGCGCCGAGGCGCGGCTGGCCTTCATGGCCCAGCACGACGGCCTGACCGGCCTGCCGAACCGCAATCTGCTGCGCCAGCAGATGGACGAGATGTTGCAGCACACCCGCCGCTCGACCGACAAGGTCGCAGTGCTGATGCTCGGGCTCGACAATTTCAAGGCGGTCAACGAGACGCTCGGCCACGGCATCGGCGACAAGCTGTTGCGCGGGGTCGCCAAACGCCTGCGCTCGACGCTGCGCGAGGAAGACGCGCTGGCGCGCCTCAATTCCGATGAGTTCACCATCGTGCAGGGCGGCGTGATGCGGCCCGAGGATGCGGTGCTGCTGGCGCGGCGGATCCTGGAGGCGATCGGCGAGCCCTATCTGCTCGAGGGGCATTCGGTGGTGATCGGCGCCAGCATCGGGATCGCGATGTCGCCCGGCGACGGCGAGGATTCCGAGAAGCTGCTGAAGAGCGCCGACATGGCATTGTCGCGCGCCAAGAGCGAGTTCCGCGGCACCTTCTCCTTCTTCGAAGCCGAGATGGATGCGCGCGCCCAGAGCCGCCGCAAGATCGAGATCGATCTGCGCGATGCGATCCAGAACGACGGCCTGCAACCCTACTACCAGCCGCTGGTCGACCTCACCAGTGGACGCATCACCGGCCTTGAGGCGCTGGTGCGCTGGCCGCATCCGGAGCGCGGGATGATCTCGCCCGGCGAGTTCATCCCGGTCGCCGAGGAGACCGGCCTGATCAATTCGCTCGGCTCGTTGATGCTGCATCGTGCCTGCATGGATGCCGCGCAATGGCCTGACGACGTGCGCGTCGCCGTCAATCTGTCGCCGTTGCAGTTCCGTACCGGCAACCTGCTGGCGCTGGTCACCGACGCGCTGCGGCAATCCGGCCTGCCGGCGCGGCGGCTCGAACTCGAGATCACCGAAACGCTGCTGCTGGAAAAGAGCAGCCAGGTGCTGGCGACGCTGCACGCGCTGCGCGCGCTCGGGGTGCGGATGTCGATGGACGATTTCGGCACCGGCTATTCGAGCCTCAGCTATCTGCGCAGCTTCCCGTTCGACAAGATCAAGATCGACCAGTCCTTCGTGCGCGACCTCGGCGCCAACCCGGATGCGCAGGCGATCGTGCGCTCGATCGTCAGCCTCGGCATGGGATTGGGCGTCACCATCACCGCCGAGGGCGTCGAGACCGAAGCGGAACTGAGCTGCCTGCGCGCCGAAGGCTGCCACGAGGGCCAGGGCTTCCTGTTCAGCCGCGCCCGGCCGAACGCCGAAGTGATCAGCCTCTTGAAAGCGCAGCGCGTCGCCACGGCGCTGGTGGCGTAG
- the map gene encoding type I methionyl aminopeptidase: MSYIDATDTSLRKTGQIKLHGPSGFAGMRKAGALVSKCLDALTDIVKPGVPTSEIDEFVRKFAFDHGAYPATLMYRGYRYSTCTSINHVVCHGMPGDRPLKEGDIVNVDVTFIVDGWYGDSSRMYAIGAIARKAERLIEVTYEAMMRGIAAVKPGATTGDIGHAIQSFVEPQGMSVVRDFCGHGLGRLFHDEPNIIHIGRPGEGAPLKPGMFFTIEPMINLGKPHVKILSDGWTAVTRDRSLSAQFEHSVGVTTDGVEIFTLSERHGEKPWVQV, from the coding sequence ATGAGCTATATCGACGCCACCGACACCTCGCTTCGCAAGACCGGACAGATCAAGCTGCACGGGCCGAGCGGCTTTGCCGGCATGCGCAAGGCGGGTGCGCTGGTGTCGAAATGCCTCGATGCGCTCACCGACATCGTCAAGCCGGGCGTTCCGACCTCCGAGATCGACGAGTTCGTCCGCAAGTTCGCCTTCGACCACGGCGCCTATCCGGCGACGCTGATGTATCGCGGCTACCGCTACTCGACCTGCACCTCGATCAATCATGTGGTCTGCCACGGCATGCCGGGCGACCGTCCGTTGAAGGAAGGCGACATCGTCAATGTCGACGTCACCTTCATCGTCGACGGCTGGTACGGCGATTCCAGCCGGATGTATGCGATCGGCGCCATCGCGCGAAAGGCGGAGCGGCTGATCGAGGTGACCTATGAAGCGATGATGCGCGGCATCGCCGCGGTGAAGCCCGGCGCCACCACAGGCGATATCGGGCACGCCATCCAGAGCTTCGTCGAACCGCAGGGCATGAGCGTGGTGCGCGATTTCTGTGGCCACGGCCTCGGCCGCCTGTTCCACGACGAGCCGAACATCATCCATATCGGCCGCCCCGGCGAGGGCGCGCCGCTGAAGCCCGGCATGTTCTTCACCATCGAGCCGATGATCAATCTCGGCAAGCCGCATGTGAAGATCCTGTCCGACGGCTGGACCGCGGTGACCCGCGACCGCTCGCTGTCGGCGCAGTTCGAGCACTCGGTCGGCGTCACCACCGACGGCGTCGAGATCTTCACGCTGTCCGAGCGCCACGGCGAGAAGCCGTGGGTGCAGGTGTAA
- the modA gene encoding molybdate ABC transporter substrate-binding protein, whose amino-acid sequence MSRFAGLFTAFVLVLGAIHSPARAEDKTLTVFAAASMKNALDEVDAAYTAKTGVKISASYAASSALAKQIEQGAPADVFVSADTDWMDYAIKQKNINESTRVNLLGNSIVLIAPKDSKIDNVNIAPGFDLAKLAGDGKIATGDVKAVPVGKYAKAALEKLGAWQAAEPKFAMAESVRAALTLVARGEAVLGIVYSTDAKVEPGVKIVGTFPADTHPAIIYPVAATTTAKPETSEYLAFLRSSAAKTILEKYGFKFLISPTT is encoded by the coding sequence ATGTCACGATTTGCCGGACTTTTCACCGCCTTCGTCCTCGTCCTCGGCGCGATCCATTCGCCCGCGCGGGCCGAAGACAAGACACTCACCGTCTTCGCCGCCGCCTCGATGAAGAACGCGCTCGACGAGGTCGACGCCGCCTATACCGCCAAGACCGGCGTCAAGATCAGCGCCAGCTATGCCGCGAGCTCGGCGCTGGCAAAGCAGATCGAGCAGGGCGCGCCGGCCGACGTGTTCGTCTCCGCCGACACCGACTGGATGGACTACGCGATCAAGCAGAAGAACATCAATGAATCGACGCGGGTCAACCTGCTCGGCAACTCGATCGTGCTGATCGCCCCGAAGGATTCCAAGATCGACAACGTCAATATCGCGCCGGGCTTCGATCTCGCCAAGCTCGCCGGTGACGGCAAGATCGCGACCGGCGACGTCAAGGCGGTACCGGTCGGCAAATACGCCAAGGCCGCGCTGGAGAAGCTCGGTGCTTGGCAGGCCGCGGAACCGAAATTCGCGATGGCCGAGAGCGTGCGCGCGGCGCTGACGCTGGTGGCGCGCGGCGAGGCCGTGCTCGGCATCGTCTACTCGACCGACGCCAAGGTCGAGCCCGGCGTCAAGATCGTCGGCACCTTCCCGGCCGACACCCATCCCGCGATCATCTATCCGGTCGCGGCGACCACCACCGCGAAGCCGGAGACATCAGAGTATCTCGCCTTCCTGCGCTCCTCGGCAGCGAAGACGATCCTCGAGAAATACGGCTTCAAGTTCCTGATCAGCCCGACGACCTAG